The Streptococcus gwangjuense nucleotide sequence AAAGGTCAATAAACTAGGATTTGCGATACAACTTTGTTTGGCCCGGTATCCTGGGTGTTCTTTAAGTAATTGGCCGATTAAATCAACCAGACTAACTTCTTATGTGAGTCGACAGCTCCATCTTGATGCAATTGATTTAAATTCATATGATCATAGAAATACACGTGCAAATCACTTCAACGAGATCTTAGAAGTATTCAACTATCATCGATTCGGTAGTGCTAATACACAAAAACAGTTAATAGAATATTTAATTGAACTAGCTTTAGAAAATGATGACTCTATCTATCTAATGAAAAAAACAATTGATTTCTTAACTCGAAAAAGAATTATTTTTCCATCTATAGCTACACTTGAAGACATTATAAGCCGCTGTCGAGATAAAGCAGAAAACAACTTATTTTCAATATTACTCTGTTCATTAACAGATATACAAATTGAAAAACTAGAGAGTTTGTTTCAAATTTATGAAGAGACGAAAATAACTAAACTCGCTTGGCTAAAAGACATTCCAGGTAAGGCAAATCCAGAAAGCTTTATGAGTATTTGTAAAAAAGTGGAAGTGATTGCTTCCATGGGACTCGGGACAATTAATGTCTCCCATATTAATCGGAACAGGTTTCTTCAGCTAGCTAGACTAGGGGAAAATTATGATGCATATGACTTCTCCCGTTTTGAGCTTGAAAAAAGATACTCTTTACTTATTGCTTTTTTAGTCAATCATCATCAATATCTGATCGATCAACTGATTGAGATTAATGACCGCATTTTAGCAAGTATTAAACGCAAAGGGACACGTGATTCACAAGAACAGTTAAAAGAAAAAGGAAAATTGGCTACTAAAAAATTGGAACATTATGCTTCTTTAATTGATGCTCTTCACTTTGCAAAAGATAATGATAGTAATCCTTTTGACGAAATTGAACGAATCATGCCTTGGGAAGATTTAGTACAAGATGGAGAAGAAGCTAAAAAAATTACAGGTAATAAAAATCATGGCTATTTAGAAATGGTTCGAAATAAAGCTAATTACCTCCGAAGATACACGCCAATGTTATTGAGGACCCTTTCGTTCAAAGCAACTCCGGCAGCAAATCCAGTCCTCATGGCCCTAACTCAACTAACTGATTTACACAATAGTGGTAAAAGAAAAATACCGGCAGATACTTCTACTGATTTTGTGAGTAAAAAATGGAAAAGCCTTGTTCGGCCAGAAGAGGGGAAAATAGATCGGTCTTACTATGAGTTAGTAGCTTTCACCGAGCTAAAGAACAATATTCGATCAGGAGATATTTCAGTTGAAGGAAGTATGATCCATCGAAATATTGATGATTACTTAGTTGATTTATCTGCTTGTATTGATTCAGAAACTATTCCAGACACGTTTGAGGACTATTTAAAGGATCGGGAAATAATTTTAGATTTACAGCTTCAATTTTATTCGACAGTTGATAAGAGAATTTCAAGAGCAAACCTTAAAAAGTTGGAAAAAGTTACACCTAGCGAAGCAGAAATATATAGAAAAAAACTTTATTCAATAATTCCTAAGATAAGGCTTAGTGATCTTTTAATTGAGGTGGACAGTTGGACCAACTTTTCACAAGAATTTAGTCATGATTCTACAGGGAAACCGCCGAGTGAACAAGAAAGAAAAATTATTTTTGCTGCTTTGCTGGGTTTAGGGATGAATATTGGTCTTGAAAAAATGGCCCAATCAACTCCTGGAATTTCTTATTCTCAGTTAGCCAATGCCAAACAATGGCGCTTTTATAAAGAAGCTCTGACTCGTGCTCAATCTGTTTTGGTTAATTATCAGTTAAAGCTTCCTGTTGCAGACTTTTGGGGTGAAGGAAAAACCACTGCTTCAGACGGAATGCGCGTCCCAGTGGGCGTCTCAGCTCTAAAATCCGATGTTAATCCACATTACAAAAGTATGGAAAAAGGAGCTACAATGATTCGATCAATAAATGATAGGCATACGACTCATCATATCGAGGTTGCTTCAACTAATACAAGGGAAGCTACTCATACCCTTGATGGCCTACTTTATCATGAAACAGATCTAGATATTGAGGAACATTTTACTGATACAAATGGGTATTCTGATCAGGTGTTTGGAATGACCGCATTACTAGGCTTTGATTTTGAACCTCGCATCAGAAATATAAAAAAATCACAATTATTTTCTATCAAATCACCTTCCTACTACCCTAACTTATCAGAAGATATAAGCGGAAAAATCAATGTAAAAATTATTGAAGAAAACTATGATGAAATTAAACGAATCGCCTATTCGATTCAAACAGGAAAAGTATCTAGTTCTTTACTATTAGGAAAGCTAGGCTCATACGCACGTAAGAATAGAGTAGCTCTTGCACTGAGAGAACTAGGTCGCATTGAAAAGAGCATTTTTATGATAGATTATATTACAGATAGTGAGCTACGGCGAAGGATCACTCATGGACTAAATAAGACAGAAGCGATTAATGCTTTAGCTAGAGAACTATTTTTTGGGCGACGCGGAAAATTTATGGAGCGCGATATTCGCCGACAACTTCAAAGTGCTAGTGCGCTTAATGTGTTAATAAATGCAATAAGTATATGGAACGCCGTCTACTTACAAGCAGCTTATAATTATCTCGTCAAAATAGATCCCGAAGTAACTAAGTATATGAAGCATGTATCTCCTATTAATTGGGAGCATATCACTTTTCTTGGAGAGTATAAATTTGACTTGTTATCTATTCCTAAACACTTAAGAGAATTGAATATAAAAAATAAATAGGCCTTGAAACATTGGTTTAGTGGGAATTTGTACCCCTTATCGATACAAATTCCCACTAAGCGCTCGGGACCCCAGGTAAGAAAAATTCATCAACGGAAACATGAAGTAACGATACAAGGTCATAAAGAACTTGTATGCTGGGGTGTTGCCCTTTATTTTCAATATTAGTTAAGTACCGTGGGTCAATTTCAATCAATGCTCCCACTTGTTCACGAGTTAAACCTCGTTTCAATCGAGCTTCTTTAATGGCTAAACCAAAGGCTCTAAAATCATATTTATCTTCTTTTTTACGCATAGTAGACCACCTCTATACATTTTATTGTTCCTACTGAATTAAAAACAGGTATAGAAAAACGTGTTATATGGTTTATAGGTTTATATTTAATAAAAAGCACTACTAAACGCCAATAAAAAAAACCGTTATATGGTAGTGCTATTTACGCTGTTAAAATATTGTATATTACTTCCAAATGGCGGTTTGTTGGAGGTCAACGTCGCCATGAAGTACATCATATACAATAAATTTCCTTACATTGGGTTCTTGTCAAAAAAAGTCGTCTATCTGCAATAGATAAGTACGTCCACCAATGTGGTTTTATAAATCATATAGATAGAATAACAGAAGCATGTAAACAGAGAAATAAATCTGTTTATATGCTTTTTTGGCTATTCAGAACTTTTTTACAAAGTTTATTTATCAGTAATGCAACAAATCCCCCTTTCACATTGGGACTAAGAGTGAAAGGAGATAAACGAGCAAGGCTCACTTCCTTTCCTAGACAGAAAGGGGGTGAGAAACATGAAACCATCTTCTTTTCAGACCACAATAGAAAATCAGTTTGACTATATCTGTAAACGTGCTATGGAAGACGAGCGAAAGAATTATATGCTTTATCTTTCAAGGATTGCAAAGCGTGAGGTGTCCTTTTCGGATGTTGGCGATTATCTTGTTAGCCAGTTTGCGACAACAGATAACTATTCAACTGACTTTCAGATTTTTACACTCAATGGGTTATCAGTAGGCGTTGAAAATGATTTGTTGAGTGAAGCATTACGTGAGTTGCCAGACAAGAAACGTGAAATTCTACTGCTGTTTTACTTTATGGACATGAGCGATTCAGAAATTGCAGACCTGTTGAAATTGAACCGTTCTACTGTCTATCGGCATAGAACCAGTGGACTAGCCTTAATTAAAAAGTTTATGGAGGAATTTGAAGAATGAAAACACAATATCCTATGATTCCCTTTCCTCTCATTGTAAAGGCAACAGATGGCGATACCGAAGCGATTAACCAGATTCTACATCATTACAGAGGGTACATAACGAAGCGTTCCCTACGACTTATGAAAGATGAATATGGCAATCAAAGTATGGTCGTTGATGAAGTCTTACGTGGAAGAATGGAAACCAGACTGATTACAAAGATTTTGTCATTTGAAATTAAGTAATATCCTCTCTCCTTTCGTGGAAGCGTGCTAAACCATTCCACGCTTCCCGAACAGGGAGGTTTGTTATTCCACCAAAGCATATTGAGCTTTCAATGTGTTTTGATAGGCTAACGAGCCATTGTTCTTTGAAAACTGAATAAAAGTAATCGAATACGTTTCGATAAGAAAAGAGCCAACGGAACTAACCGCCATGACCTATCTTATAAAGATAGCGAGCGATTCATGTTAGTGATCCGAGAAGCAATCTTTAGCAGGATTGCCTGCAACGACATTCTTATCGTGATAATGATACTCCCATACAGTCAATAGTCCGAGCGTGATAAAACCGTCGCAGGCAATGAGTATGGCTACATGAGAACCATGCAGGGGTGGAACTCCCGTGAGCTTTGCTAGAGCTGTTCGATTGCTTGTAAAACAACTTTTATGAAATCCAATAAGTGATTTGGAAAGGAGGATTTTATGAAGCAGACTGACATTCCGATTTGGGAGCGTTATACCCTAACTATTGAAGAAGCGTCAAAATATTTTCGTATTGGCGAAAACAAGCTACGACGCTTGGCAGAGGAAAATAAAAATGCAAATTGGCTGATTATGAATGGCAATCGTATTCAGATTAAACGAAAACAATTTGAAAAAATTATAGATACATTGGACGCAATCTAGCGTCGCCAAAGGGTCTTGTATATGATAAAATAGTATTAAGTCGTATCAAGGCTCTTTCCATAAAGGAAAGGAGCAAATGCCATGTCAGAAAAAAGACGTGACAATAAAGGTCGAATCTTAAAGACTGGAGAGAGCCAACGAAAAGACGGAAGATACTTATACAAATATATAGATTCATTTGGAGAACCGCAATTTGTTTACTCGTGGAAACTTGTGGCTACAGACCGAGTACCAGCAGGAAAGCGTGATTGTATCTCACTTAGAGAGAAAATCGCAGAGTTACAGAAAGACATTCATGATGGTATTGATGTTGTAGGAAAGAAAATGACACTCTGCCAGCTTTACGCAAAACAGAACGCTCAAAGACCAAAGGTTAGAAAAAACACTGAAACTGGACGCAAATATCTTATGGATATTTTGAAGAAAGACAAGTTAGGTGTAAGAAGTATTGACAGTATTAAGCCATCAGACGCTAAAGAATGGACTATTAGAATGAGTGAAAATGGTTATGCTTATCAAACCATCAATAACTACAAACGTTCTTTAAAGGCTTCATTCTATATTGCTATACAAGATGATTGTGTTCGGAAGAATCCATTTGACTTTCAACTGAAAGCAGTTCTTGATGATGATACTGTCCCTAAGACCGTACTAACAGAAGAACAGGAAGAAAAACTGTTAGCCTTTGCAAAAGCTGATAAAACCTACAGCAAAAATTATGATGAAATTCTGATACTCTTAAAAACAGGTCTTCGTATTTCAGAGTTTGGTGGTTTGACACTTCCAGATTTAGATTTTGAGAATCGTCTTGTCAATATAGACCATCAGCTATTGAGAGATACTGAAATTGGGTACTACATTGAAACACCAAAGACCAAAAGTGGCGAACGTCAAGTTCCTATGGTTGAAGAAGCCTATCAAGCATTTAAGCGAGTGTTAGCGAATCGAAAGAATGATAAGCGTGTTGAGATTGATGGATATAGTGATTTTCTCTTTCTTAATAGAAAGAACTATCCAAAAGTGGCAAGTGACTATAATGGTATGATGAAAGGTCTTGTTAAGAAATACAACAAGTATAATGATGATAAGTTACCACACATCACTCCATGTCATTTGCGTAAAGGTTATGGGAAACGGAAGTCTAAAGTCATTGATGGAGTACAACACTTTCTCAACAGACCAGATACTGGTATAGCTTCGTATTTTCTTCATGTAATCAATCCTTTCATAAAAATGGGGATAGTCTTTTGACTACCCCGTAAACAAGAAAATCTGCCAGTAAGAATGTACCGACAGATTTAATAGACGATTTCAAAAATCCCATGATTGGTTGAGATAAACGTTCCTGAAAGGTCTAAATCCCGACCATAGGCTTGATAATCAATATAGTTTTGAAGACTAGCTGGTACTTCGCCTAAAGCACCCGTTTCTTCAATGTAGTAGCGTGCCACGTCATACATATCATCACAATCGGAATGAATGATAATATCCTCTTGATGTTCGCTTAGTTCTTCAATGCTTGAAAAATGAGTGAGCAGAGCAGATAGCTCCGATTGTAATTCTTCGGGTAATTCCGATACCATTTCCCATAGTCGATTGAGTTCGCCAATGGAAGTGTATTCGTCAACCGTAAAGGGTAACTCGTAGTCATGAATGGCGTATTCCTCATATTCATCATTCAAGCCGATTTTCTCTTTGACTTCCTCAAAGTCAATGGGAAAGGTAAACCACGCACCGACCAATTCGCCCTCATTGTATTTGCCTAAATTCGCAATATAGACTTGCATATCGTCCATATATTCACGTCCTTTCTTTGTAGAGATTCAAAAATCCCTACCGCACTTCGTTTGGTGTACCATTCCTTTGCGGAACATAAGAAAACCACTTATATTCCACAAAAGAACGGTTTTATTTAAGCACCAATAATGCGATTGAATAGCTCTAGTAAAATGTCTTTTACTCCAGCAGCGTTGAAGACTAAGCCAACCGCAATAATCGCAATAATTAAAAAGCCAATCAGTTTGCTAAACTCACGCTTGAAGCCAAGATACAAGCCAATCACAACGATTGCTAAAAGCACCAGTGATTGAGCGTTTGATAGAAACCAGTTATAAAGGTTTTGTCCAAAATTCATAAAAATGTTCTCCTCTCTATATTCAATGAATTTGTATTTGAGTTATTTTTTTGTTGTTATCACGTCCTGTTCTTTTACTGACTGTTGCTTCAAAATCTGCTTGTGTCGGTCTGTCAGTTTCGCATGGTCGAGAATGTCTTTTACAACCTGCGTCTGGTTGATTTCATCAAGTTTAATCGCAACCTTTAAGGTCGGGGCAACTTGATGAGATAGCCAGTTCAGCGTCCTTTGGAAGGAGTAAGGCTCTGGTTTTGTGGTTAGTTTTAATCGTTCACGATTGTTCCCAATAAACCAAGCCCATTCTTCATTCAGTTTCCAATCAGAACGAGGTTTGGAATCGTCTTTATCTACAAAACGGATATACCGATTGATAATTTTAAAGGCGGTATGCTCTGGATTGTCATAGACGAGTAAATCACGGACTGCATAATAGCACGCTCATTTTTCAATCGAATCTCAAAACGGTTTTTTACTTCTGCGTCTTCAATGGGAATATCATTTTTCTTGTACTGCTCGTAGTCCTTTTCATAGATACAGAAATAAACTTCACTTTGTAATGAACCGATATAGAGGGTGTTTCCCATACATTCCTTTTCCTCTTTGCGTACCAGTTCGCCACTGCGATAGCTTTTAAAACTGCGGAAGACGGAGATACATTCTTCCTGTTGGCACTTTTCAGTGAGTACAGGGATATTTAAAATCCCTGTCT carries:
- a CDS encoding Tn3 family transposase, with amino-acid sequence MAMKRILTTSQREQLLSVDHLSEEDFKAYFSFSDYDLEVINQHRGKVNKLGFAIQLCLARYPGCSLSNWPIKSTRLTSYVSRQLHLDAIDLNSYDHRNTRANHFNEILEVFNYHRFGSANTQKQLIEYLIELALENDDSIYLMKKTIDFLTRKRIIFPSIATLEDIISRCRDKAENNLFSILLCSLTDIQIEKLESLFQIYEETKITKLAWLKDIPGKANPESFMSICKKVEVIASMGLGTINVSHINRNRFLQLARLGENYDAYDFSRFELEKRYSLLIAFLVNHHQYLIDQLIEINDRILASIKRKGTRDSQEQLKEKGKLATKKLEHYASLIDALHFAKDNDSNPFDEIERIMPWEDLVQDGEEAKKITGNKNHGYLEMVRNKANYLRRYTPMLLRTLSFKATPAANPVLMALTQLTDLHNSGKRKIPADTSTDFVSKKWKSLVRPEEGKIDRSYYELVAFTELKNNIRSGDISVEGSMIHRNIDDYLVDLSACIDSETIPDTFEDYLKDREIILDLQLQFYSTVDKRISRANLKKLEKVTPSEAEIYRKKLYSIIPKIRLSDLLIEVDSWTNFSQEFSHDSTGKPPSEQERKIIFAALLGLGMNIGLEKMAQSTPGISYSQLANAKQWRFYKEALTRAQSVLVNYQLKLPVADFWGEGKTTASDGMRVPVGVSALKSDVNPHYKSMEKGATMIRSINDRHTTHHIEVASTNTREATHTLDGLLYHETDLDIEEHFTDTNGYSDQVFGMTALLGFDFEPRIRNIKKSQLFSIKSPSYYPNLSEDISGKINVKIIEENYDEIKRIAYSIQTGKVSSSLLLGKLGSYARKNRVALALRELGRIEKSIFMIDYITDSELRRRITHGLNKTEAINALARELFFGRRGKFMERDIRRQLQSASALNVLINAISIWNAVYLQAAYNYLVKIDPEVTKYMKHVSPINWEHITFLGEYKFDLLSIPKHLRELNIKNK
- a CDS encoding sigma-70 family RNA polymerase sigma factor, whose amino-acid sequence is MKPSSFQTTIENQFDYICKRAMEDERKNYMLYLSRIAKREVSFSDVGDYLVSQFATTDNYSTDFQIFTLNGLSVGVENDLLSEALRELPDKKREILLLFYFMDMSDSEIADLLKLNRSTVYRHRTSGLALIKKFMEEFEE
- a CDS encoding helix-turn-helix domain-containing protein, which gives rise to MKTQYPMIPFPLIVKATDGDTEAINQILHHYRGYITKRSLRLMKDEYGNQSMVVDEVLRGRMETRLITKILSFEIK
- a CDS encoding excisionase, which encodes MKQTDIPIWERYTLTIEEASKYFRIGENKLRRLAEENKNANWLIMNGNRIQIKRKQFEKIIDTLDAI
- a CDS encoding TcpE family conjugal transfer membrane protein produces the protein MKKIRSYTSIWSVEKVLYSINDFRLPFPITFTQMTWSDVW
- a CDS encoding antirestriction protein ArdA translates to MDDMQVYIANLGKYNEGELVGAWFTFPIDFEEVKEKIGLNDEYEEYAIHDYELPFTVDEYTSIGELNRLWEMVSELPEELQSELSALLTHFSSIEELSEHQEDIIIHSDCDDMYDVARYYIEETGALGEVPASLQNYIDYQAYGRDLDLSGTFISTNHGIFEIVY